From the genome of Geoglobus ahangari, one region includes:
- a CDS encoding type II toxin-antitoxin system HicB family antitoxin, whose translation MHKYTIEIFYSEEDEGYIAVVPELPGCSAFGETEEKALKEIKTAIELWIEAAKKEGREIPKPMGKELLKEVMENIKAKVV comes from the coding sequence ATGCACAAGTACACGATTGAGATATTCTACAGCGAGGAGGATGAGGGCTATATCGCTGTAGTTCCCGAGCTGCCGGGCTGCTCTGCCTTCGGTGAAACTGAAGAAAAGGCTTTGAAGGAGATTAAAACTGCCATTGAGCTGTGGATCGAAGCTGCGAAGAAAGAAGGCAGAGAGATACCCAAGCCGATGGGGAAGGAGTTGCTCAAGGAGGTCATGGAGAATATCAAAGCCAAGGTGGTTTGA
- a CDS encoding amidohydrolase — protein sequence MHSIAINDALCYINGEFTRASIGIDGKRISKVSKQELKGKITFTGKNMIVIPAFFNAHTHAAMTLLRGAAEDLELSEWLRNVWRLERKMTASDIYWGTMLAIVEMIRSGIAGFSDLYIFMDEVAKAVGESGVRAVLCYGMADRGDEEKARRELEIGEKFIRDWNNSFDGRITAIYGPHAPYTCTPDFLRTVKERADKIGTRIHIHVSETQWEVEEIKSRYGTTPVRLLDRIGFLDSNVVIAHGVWLDDEEIEILRRRGVSVVHNPVSNLKLSSGIARVRDMLERGINVALGSDGVASNNSFNFFQEMKFASLLQKVKYMRADAVKARDVMDMATANGYAAYGIEGGRIEEGYLADLAILSKSPQFYPSYNPLYSLVYSASGEEVQHLIVNGEIVMEDRVVLTIDEEKVTDKVEKIKEKFTS from the coding sequence ATGCACTCCATCGCAATAAACGATGCGCTCTGCTACATAAACGGTGAATTTACAAGAGCATCAATTGGTATCGACGGAAAGAGGATATCCAAGGTCTCAAAGCAGGAGCTGAAGGGAAAGATTACCTTCACTGGGAAAAACATGATCGTCATCCCCGCATTCTTCAACGCCCACACTCATGCTGCCATGACCCTGCTGAGGGGTGCTGCTGAAGACCTTGAGCTCAGCGAGTGGCTGAGAAACGTCTGGAGGCTTGAGAGGAAGATGACTGCCAGCGACATTTACTGGGGAACAATGCTCGCGATCGTTGAGATGATAAGGAGTGGAATAGCAGGCTTCAGCGACCTGTACATCTTCATGGACGAGGTTGCCAAGGCTGTTGGAGAGAGCGGAGTCAGAGCTGTCCTCTGCTACGGAATGGCGGATAGGGGAGACGAGGAGAAGGCGAGAAGAGAGCTCGAAATCGGGGAGAAGTTCATCAGGGACTGGAACAACTCCTTCGATGGAAGAATCACAGCAATTTACGGCCCGCACGCCCCGTACACCTGCACTCCAGACTTTCTCAGAACAGTTAAGGAGAGGGCAGATAAGATAGGGACGAGAATTCACATTCACGTCTCCGAAACACAATGGGAGGTTGAGGAGATAAAGAGCAGGTACGGGACAACTCCGGTCAGGCTTCTCGACAGGATTGGATTTCTGGACAGCAACGTGGTCATAGCCCACGGAGTGTGGCTGGATGACGAGGAGATAGAGATACTGAGGAGGAGGGGTGTGAGCGTCGTCCACAACCCGGTAAGCAACCTGAAGCTCTCCTCGGGAATCGCACGGGTGAGGGACATGCTCGAGCGCGGAATCAACGTGGCGCTCGGGAGCGATGGCGTGGCGAGCAACAACAGCTTCAACTTCTTTCAGGAGATGAAGTTCGCCTCACTTCTCCAGAAGGTGAAATACATGAGGGCCGATGCGGTCAAGGCGAGGGATGTTATGGATATGGCCACCGCCAACGGATATGCTGCGTATGGAATCGAGGGTGGGAGGATTGAGGAAGGATACCTCGCAGACCTTGCGATCCTGTCAAAGTCGCCCCAGTTCTACCCGAGCTACAACCCCCTCTACAGCCTCGTGTACTCGGCCAGCGGAGAGGAGGTGCAGCACCTGATTGTCAACGGAGAGATCGTGATGGAGGACAGGGTTGTGCTCACCATTGACGAGGAAAAAGTGACAGACAAGGTGGAGAAGATAAAGGAGAAGTTCACTTCCTGA
- a CDS encoding type II toxin-antitoxin system HicA family toxin: protein MTKKKEIYEKLKNNPKNVRFEELCKAAELFGFKFRGGKGSHRVYVREGVREILNFQNVKGKAKPYQVRQFLKVIEKYNLLEEE from the coding sequence ATGACGAAGAAAAAGGAGATTTACGAGAAACTGAAGAACAACCCAAAGAATGTCAGATTTGAGGAGCTTTGCAAGGCTGCTGAACTCTTCGGCTTCAAATTCAGGGGTGGCAAAGGCAGCCACAGAGTGTACGTCAGAGAAGGAGTTAGAGAGATTCTGAATTTTCAGAATGTAAAAGGCAAGGCAAAACCTTACCAAGTAAGGCAATTTTTAAAAGTGATTGAGAAGTATAATCTACTTGAGGAGGAGTGA
- a CDS encoding AAA family ATPase, whose product MKIKTLRLNNFKGFANEIEINLRGKNLVVYGENGSGKTSLVEALKLPFDSASSEIELESYENVFTKEPVEISIETTDGKTISLKTKLKKKVDDKGNERSVIVTDPDSYDSDEKTFLDALSRSTSILSYRQLMKIYDLSTPEDFYELFVKNVMAHYLIPPRGEKTLIEELQELEELKEKSPRAKKRILDKEESIKSEINKIFAEIHEIWNNYVRRLTGDNIEIECSIEELGKLNFNVKWNSKDVSDILTYLNEGRLNAISLGLFLAYYKRFNVSKYKMLLLDDVVIGLDMNLRIPLLDILREDFEDEYQIVITTFDENWFNLMKQYLDGSKWEFLRLVVRKTDSTDLPFIVGVEQQDYLDKAKQHLNKGDIPAAALYVRLEFERIVKNFAKKKKLKVPYESSNISDIWNEVKAQLNRAKTLIKRVETYRSILLNPSVHYDPRPKYLREVEFAIGVVEKLGIKIKKELNR is encoded by the coding sequence ATGAAAATAAAGACTTTGAGGTTAAATAACTTCAAAGGATTTGCAAATGAAATAGAGATCAATCTCAGAGGGAAGAATCTTGTCGTTTATGGCGAAAATGGTTCCGGGAAGACTTCGCTGGTAGAAGCGTTAAAACTCCCTTTTGACTCGGCATCAAGCGAAATAGAATTGGAAAGTTATGAAAATGTGTTCACTAAAGAGCCAGTAGAAATCTCTATTGAAACAACTGACGGAAAAACCATATCGTTAAAGACTAAACTTAAAAAGAAGGTTGACGATAAAGGAAATGAAAGATCAGTTATTGTTACAGATCCGGATAGCTATGATTCTGATGAAAAGACTTTTCTTGATGCGCTTTCGAGATCTACAAGCATTTTGAGTTATAGACAACTTATGAAAATCTACGATTTGAGCACTCCTGAAGACTTTTATGAACTTTTTGTTAAGAATGTAATGGCCCACTACCTTATCCCGCCAAGAGGTGAAAAAACATTAATTGAAGAACTTCAAGAACTGGAAGAGTTAAAAGAAAAAAGTCCCAGAGCCAAAAAGAGAATATTAGACAAAGAAGAATCAATTAAGAGTGAAATCAACAAAATTTTCGCTGAAATACATGAAATATGGAATAATTATGTTCGAAGATTAACAGGAGACAATATAGAAATTGAATGCTCAATTGAAGAACTTGGCAAGCTCAATTTCAACGTTAAATGGAATAGTAAGGATGTAAGCGATATTTTGACGTACCTAAATGAAGGCAGACTGAATGCGATATCGTTGGGGCTCTTTTTGGCATACTACAAGAGATTTAATGTTTCTAAATACAAGATGCTCTTGCTGGACGATGTTGTCATAGGATTGGACATGAATCTAAGAATCCCATTGCTGGACATACTTCGAGAAGATTTTGAAGACGAGTATCAGATTGTTATAACTACTTTTGATGAAAATTGGTTTAATCTAATGAAACAGTATTTAGACGGGAGCAAATGGGAATTTTTAAGGCTCGTTGTAAGAAAAACAGATAGCACAGATCTTCCATTTATCGTCGGTGTTGAACAGCAAGATTATTTAGATAAAGCAAAACAACATCTTAATAAAGGAGATATTCCAGCAGCAGCGCTCTATGTAAGGCTTGAATTCGAAAGAATTGTAAAAAATTTTGCAAAAAAGAAAAAATTAAAAGTTCCTTATGAATCATCAAATATAAGTGACATCTGGAATGAAGTAAAAGCACAATTGAATCGGGCGAAAACACTGATTAAGAGAGTAGAAACTTATCGATCCATTTTGTTAAATCCATCTGTGCATTACGATCCAAGACCAAAATATCTACGAGAGGTAGAATTTGCTATAGGTGTTGTTGAAAAGTTGGGAATAAAAATTAAAAAAGAATTAAACCGATAA
- a CDS encoding thermonuclease family protein has protein sequence MGFYGKLLITFLTLLALTLLGCSQTEESPQLTATPTPTTTSPTPLSTPSQPPSPEQTPIPTPTAEKLSILPGKNYTARVVYVVDGDTIDVLFQDGTKERIRILGIDCPETDASRNRKGEYDGIADTQYLAVWGRKAEERAKELLDGKQVVVQTDDKAEPRDVYGRLLAYVYVNGVDFGAVMIKEGYARCYYEAEFSKRDLYRQLEEEAKQNKIGLWNYSPPVVEILSVNYDACGEVDDRECLNDEYVVIANTGSTSVSLYGWKIQDESGKYYIFPDVVLDPGEQVILHTGKGLDNSTDIFWNSGRAIWNNDHDTAYLYNSEGELVDNYEW, from the coding sequence ATGGGTTTCTACGGGAAACTACTGATCACATTCTTGACATTACTCGCCCTGACACTTCTCGGGTGCTCTCAAACCGAGGAAAGCCCCCAACTCACTGCAACTCCAACTCCTACTACCACATCACCCACTCCGCTCTCTACTCCATCACAACCTCCATCCCCGGAACAGACACCCATTCCTACACCAACTGCTGAAAAACTCTCAATTCTACCCGGCAAAAACTATACCGCAAGAGTTGTTTACGTTGTTGATGGCGATACGATTGATGTTCTCTTTCAGGATGGAACAAAAGAAAGAATCAGAATCCTTGGAATAGACTGCCCTGAAACTGACGCAAGCAGAAACAGGAAAGGCGAATATGATGGCATAGCTGACACGCAGTATCTCGCAGTCTGGGGCAGAAAGGCTGAAGAAAGGGCGAAAGAGTTGCTCGACGGAAAGCAGGTTGTTGTCCAGACAGACGATAAAGCAGAACCCAGGGACGTTTATGGAAGACTCCTGGCCTATGTTTACGTTAATGGTGTGGACTTCGGGGCTGTGATGATAAAGGAAGGCTATGCAAGATGTTACTATGAAGCGGAGTTCTCGAAGAGAGATCTTTACAGGCAGCTTGAAGAAGAAGCTAAGCAGAATAAAATCGGATTGTGGAACTACTCTCCACCCGTGGTCGAGATTCTCTCAGTCAATTACGATGCATGTGGTGAGGTGGATGACAGAGAGTGCCTGAACGACGAGTATGTGGTTATAGCCAATACCGGCAGCACTTCCGTATCGCTTTACGGCTGGAAAATACAGGATGAATCTGGCAAGTATTACATCTTTCCTGACGTTGTTCTCGATCCCGGAGAGCAGGTGATTCTGCACACCGGCAAGGGTTTGGACAACTCAACGGACATCTTCTGGAATTCTGGAAGGGCTATATGGAACAACGATCACGATACTGCCTACCTCTACAACAGCGAAGGGGAGCTGGTGGATAACTATGAGTGGTAA
- the iorB gene encoding indolepyruvate ferredoxin oxidoreductase subunit beta: MKVNVLIVGVGGQGVLTTSGLLARAGMYEGLNVVSAETHGMAQRGGSVEVHLRFGDVRAPLIPYGHADFIASLEPVEVLRYGQYMNENTVVLMNTRPISPPSVSTGDARYPSMDEILERVEGVTENIHLINASEIAERLGNIQAANVVMAGALIGLGLPLSIESVEMAIADVMPEKIRDLNVKALREGFAAGQRLRK, encoded by the coding sequence GTGAAGGTGAATGTCCTCATTGTAGGGGTTGGCGGGCAGGGTGTGCTCACGACCTCCGGACTTCTGGCGAGAGCGGGCATGTACGAGGGGCTGAATGTTGTTTCGGCAGAGACGCACGGAATGGCCCAGCGTGGGGGGAGCGTGGAGGTGCACCTGAGGTTTGGCGATGTAAGGGCTCCGCTCATCCCCTACGGACATGCTGACTTCATAGCATCTCTTGAGCCCGTCGAGGTGCTCAGGTACGGGCAGTACATGAACGAAAATACTGTCGTGCTGATGAACACCCGCCCCATATCTCCACCTTCCGTCTCGACAGGAGATGCGAGGTACCCCTCGATGGATGAGATCCTCGAGAGGGTTGAGGGGGTCACGGAGAACATCCACCTCATAAATGCCTCTGAGATCGCGGAAAGGCTCGGGAACATTCAGGCCGCAAACGTGGTGATGGCAGGCGCTTTGATAGGGCTCGGCCTGCCGCTCAGCATTGAATCCGTCGAAATGGCAATAGCTGATGTCATGCCGGAAAAGATAAGGGATCTCAACGTTAAAGCACTCAGGGAGGGGTTCGCAGCGGGGCAAAGGCTCAGGAAGTGA
- a CDS encoding Eco57I restriction-modification methylase domain-containing protein has product MPSKVEELRKEIEKKLSKFEMDEVTVGEKTYPLYVFDKDEDINLFEGFLYANVNTKEEFSLLSNYKPPVSGYAGRIGIIIYKDHEIYIKDYRTNKQIRKTISKLNELFLKKLRKVLEEPKSENFSALFSRSDVIEEFYVLYKKSKEFLLDNINGISEEAKRKEFVDNFMMQMLTLWYLQEKGFFNRDKRYFITKFMDLKQKKLFGGFESYYAFLRHFFKQISGYSDEPYVEDESIGKCVVIGPAVFLNGEDNPVIAIPDKCFYQEGVTEKLVNLTPKGRRRTISEDDIDFDIPLLNLFESRDWVDGDIDEYVLGSLYEKLMTEDKRKKTGAYYTPEEITSYICKNTIEPYLVDRINEEFGKDYGSIDELINAGDKEGLTTLFNLLQNIKILDPAVGSAHFLESAINVLVDIYRKLRDRAKEVGIEKLEILVADEDGKIKPLNLLEIPEKEGLFEVYVKFFIILSRNIYGVDINPSALKVARARLFLTLARHFNVSAGVFIRFPNVHFNLREGNSLIGYVDVPRGRKETTQVTLDFNFEDHEIQYIREMIKVDDELKEYLPAIARSLRIEGDLVREVEEMNRILASKKIKWSEFEKVLKTKEKIIRVLVASLNSKYAVKLNNLLREITKLFNRKLDEKFAEEYGIDLDKLKKLKDIPWERKMFHWVFEFPEVFLEKKGFDVVIGNPPYGRLKQIIEDKKEKDFMSKIYGKLYSYQVGNLNQYKLFLERSYFLVSKGGYFSMIFPSSFLGENDSKELRKLFFEKAMVKKILEFPERARVFEGITQAVTILVYKKEIADQDYEFMLRTNIENRDMVATLSDFVNISRDDLKALTGDEYRIPLFTNPKIEWEILKHISKYPPFKGDENNPPIGDVGVGHLDETFDKEFMSDEPGDDLLIKGIHLDRYFVNLDPNGPKPRWIKNKEEFFRKKPEAKENIKFERIIGRNTINKASKPRLRFAILKPGYVITNNVKFIILKDKNIYKFYLIALLNSKILNWRFELFSFQNRVNNYEVEALPIPRIPLEDQKPFIILAKYMLFLKQYYNYFAKDDRHFQYIIDYFDNLIDCLVYELYLGDVVKIPIKPLVKDKLRDIELPDNLLEEDKNKIEKTLNEIKEVFNTLEKDKELNENLYLMKLHPWIKQIYTSLGG; this is encoded by the coding sequence ATGCCCAGTAAGGTGGAAGAGCTGAGAAAAGAGATTGAAAAGAAACTCAGCAAATTTGAGATGGATGAAGTAACAGTGGGCGAAAAAACGTATCCGCTCTACGTTTTTGATAAGGATGAAGACATCAACCTGTTTGAGGGGTTTTTGTATGCGAATGTGAATACTAAGGAAGAATTCTCGCTTCTTTCCAATTACAAACCACCTGTTAGCGGTTATGCCGGGAGAATTGGGATAATAATCTATAAAGATCACGAGATATACATCAAGGACTACAGAACGAACAAACAGATCAGGAAAACGATTTCCAAGCTAAATGAACTTTTCCTTAAAAAACTCAGAAAAGTCCTTGAAGAACCAAAGAGCGAGAACTTCTCTGCTCTATTCAGCAGATCTGATGTTATTGAGGAGTTTTATGTCCTTTACAAGAAGAGCAAAGAGTTTTTACTCGACAACATCAATGGAATTTCTGAAGAGGCGAAAAGGAAGGAGTTTGTGGACAATTTCATGATGCAGATGCTCACATTATGGTATCTGCAGGAGAAAGGCTTCTTTAATAGAGATAAGAGATATTTCATAACAAAATTCATGGATTTGAAGCAAAAAAAGCTTTTTGGAGGATTTGAAAGCTACTATGCTTTTCTCAGGCACTTCTTCAAGCAGATAAGTGGGTACTCTGATGAACCTTATGTTGAGGATGAGAGTATAGGCAAATGCGTCGTTATTGGACCAGCAGTATTTCTGAATGGTGAAGATAATCCAGTTATAGCCATCCCTGACAAGTGCTTCTACCAAGAGGGTGTTACTGAGAAGCTGGTGAATCTCACACCTAAAGGTAGAAGGAGAACAATATCTGAAGATGATATTGATTTTGACATTCCCTTGCTGAATCTCTTTGAAAGCAGGGACTGGGTTGATGGAGACATTGATGAATATGTTCTTGGCTCTCTTTACGAGAAACTGATGACTGAAGATAAAAGGAAAAAGACTGGGGCATATTACACTCCTGAAGAAATTACGTCATATATCTGCAAGAACACAATTGAGCCCTATCTGGTTGACAGAATAAACGAGGAATTTGGGAAAGATTACGGGAGCATAGACGAGCTGATTAATGCAGGAGACAAGGAAGGGCTGACGACTCTTTTTAATCTGCTGCAGAACATCAAGATTCTCGACCCCGCTGTTGGCTCAGCTCACTTCCTTGAGAGTGCAATAAATGTGCTTGTTGATATTTATAGGAAACTGAGAGATAGAGCAAAAGAGGTTGGAATTGAAAAACTTGAAATCCTTGTTGCGGATGAGGATGGAAAAATTAAGCCACTGAATTTGCTTGAGATTCCTGAGAAGGAGGGGCTGTTTGAGGTTTATGTGAAGTTCTTCATAATCCTCTCAAGGAACATATATGGTGTTGATATCAACCCTTCGGCATTAAAGGTTGCGAGAGCAAGATTATTCCTGACACTAGCAAGGCACTTCAACGTCAGTGCCGGCGTTTTCATCAGATTCCCAAATGTTCACTTCAATTTAAGGGAAGGAAATTCGCTCATCGGCTATGTGGACGTTCCGAGAGGACGAAAAGAGACTACGCAGGTAACCCTCGATTTCAACTTTGAAGACCATGAAATTCAATACATTCGGGAAATGATTAAGGTTGATGATGAGTTGAAGGAGTATCTGCCAGCAATTGCCAGATCTCTCAGGATTGAAGGTGATCTGGTCAGAGAAGTCGAGGAGATGAACCGCATTCTCGCATCAAAGAAAATCAAGTGGAGTGAGTTTGAGAAAGTTCTTAAGACAAAAGAGAAGATCATCAGAGTTTTGGTTGCCTCACTCAATTCGAAGTATGCGGTCAAGCTGAACAATCTGCTGAGAGAAATAACGAAGCTGTTCAACAGGAAGCTGGATGAGAAGTTTGCTGAGGAGTATGGGATTGATCTGGACAAACTAAAAAAATTGAAGGACATCCCTTGGGAAAGAAAGATGTTTCACTGGGTTTTCGAGTTTCCAGAAGTGTTTTTAGAGAAGAAGGGATTCGATGTAGTAATCGGAAATCCTCCGTATGGGAGATTAAAACAGATCATAGAAGATAAAAAAGAAAAGGACTTCATGTCGAAAATCTATGGAAAGCTTTACAGTTATCAGGTAGGAAACTTGAACCAATACAAGCTGTTCCTCGAAAGATCCTACTTCCTTGTCAGTAAAGGCGGATACTTCTCAATGATATTTCCGTCATCTTTCCTTGGAGAGAACGATTCAAAAGAACTCAGGAAGCTGTTCTTTGAGAAAGCAATGGTTAAGAAAATACTGGAGTTTCCGGAAAGGGCGAGAGTCTTTGAGGGAATTACGCAGGCAGTTACGATTCTCGTTTACAAGAAAGAAATTGCTGACCAAGATTACGAGTTCATGCTGAGAACGAATATCGAAAACAGGGATATGGTAGCCACTCTTTCTGATTTTGTTAACATCTCAAGGGACGATCTGAAAGCGTTAACTGGAGATGAATACAGAATCCCGCTGTTCACGAATCCCAAGATCGAGTGGGAGATTCTAAAACACATCTCGAAATATCCACCGTTTAAGGGCGATGAGAATAATCCACCGATAGGTGATGTTGGAGTAGGACATTTAGATGAAACTTTCGACAAAGAGTTCATGAGCGACGAGCCAGGAGATGATTTGCTGATTAAGGGGATTCACCTCGACAGGTATTTCGTGAATCTGGATCCAAATGGACCAAAGCCGAGGTGGATAAAGAACAAAGAGGAGTTTTTCAGAAAGAAGCCTGAAGCTAAAGAGAATATTAAATTTGAGAGAATTATTGGGCGAAATACAATAAACAAAGCTTCAAAACCGAGATTGAGATTTGCAATTCTTAAACCAGGATACGTGATAACAAATAATGTAAAATTCATAATTCTTAAAGATAAAAATATTTACAAGTTCTATTTGATTGCACTATTAAATTCTAAGATCTTAAATTGGAGGTTTGAGTTGTTTTCATTTCAGAATCGCGTAAACAATTACGAAGTTGAAGCACTCCCAATCCCAAGAATCCCACTGGAAGACCAGAAACCATTCATAATCCTCGCAAAATACATGCTTTTCCTGAAGCAGTATTACAACTATTTCGCAAAAGATGACAGGCACTTTCAGTATATCATCGATTACTTTGACAACCTGATAGACTGCCTCGTTTACGAGCTGTATCTCGGAGATGTCGTCAAGATTCCGATTAAGCCTCTTGTTAAAGATAAGCTAAGAGATATCGAGTTGCCTGACAACTTGCTTGAAGAGGATAAAAACAAAATCGAAAAAACACTTAATGAAATAAAAGAAGTCTTCAACACTCTTGAAAAGGACAAAGAGCTAAACGAGAACCTCTACTTGATGAAATTACACCCCTGGATTAAGCAGATCTACACCTCCCTTGGAGGGTAA
- a CDS encoding EVE domain-containing protein, producing MAYWLCITNEENWKVIKEKNIWGVPERHRNTIAKVKPGDKLLIYLKQERIKDKIKEPRIVAVYEAFSEVFRDSSKIFKSPKGMGNETFPLRIKLKPVKIFDKPVEFKPLIPKLKFITNKKKWSGHLMGKAMREIPEEDYKLIMSSA from the coding sequence ATGGCCTACTGGCTCTGCATAACCAACGAAGAGAACTGGAAGGTTATAAAAGAGAAAAACATCTGGGGAGTGCCGGAGAGGCACAGAAACACCATCGCAAAGGTAAAACCCGGAGACAAACTCCTCATCTATCTCAAACAGGAAAGAATCAAAGACAAAATCAAAGAACCGAGAATTGTTGCAGTTTATGAGGCATTTTCCGAAGTTTTCAGGGATTCAAGCAAGATTTTCAAATCTCCAAAAGGCATGGGAAACGAAACTTTCCCTCTGAGAATCAAACTTAAGCCTGTTAAGATCTTCGATAAACCTGTGGAATTCAAACCACTGATCCCCAAGCTGAAGTTCATCACCAACAAGAAGAAGTGGAGCGGGCATTTGATGGGCAAGGCGATGAGAGAGATTCCTGAGGAGGATTACAAGCTAATCATGAGTTCGGCATGA
- a CDS encoding DUF365 domain-containing protein, with product MGEIVGVTYPIPKRFMDRFFKEGKDVFVKPATVWKQLKPGMKFVFYQSHEDTGFVGEAKIKMILLQEDPMKFFETFGDRIFLTKEELREYIKSQERWGHGKKKRKLWMAIELEDIRKYDKPVKPKRFVPVGGQYLRE from the coding sequence ATGGGTGAAATTGTAGGCGTAACCTACCCAATCCCAAAGCGGTTCATGGATCGCTTCTTCAAGGAAGGCAAGGACGTTTTCGTTAAGCCCGCTACAGTCTGGAAGCAGCTAAAGCCGGGAATGAAGTTCGTATTCTATCAGTCTCACGAGGATACTGGGTTTGTTGGAGAAGCGAAGATCAAAATGATCCTCCTGCAGGAAGATCCGATGAAGTTCTTTGAGACTTTTGGAGATAGAATTTTCTTAACTAAAGAGGAGCTGAGAGAGTACATCAAATCTCAGGAGAGATGGGGGCATGGAAAGAAGAAGAGGAAGCTATGGATGGCTATTGAGCTTGAAGATATTAGGAAATACGATAAACCAGTAAAGCCAAAGAGGTTTGTGCCGGTTGGAGGGCAGTATTTGAGAGAATGA